TTggtaaattttatgaaaaaagttaCTTACCTAGGTCACCAATAAAGCATTCGTTCATTGTGGAATCTGTTCCTGGGATTGTGTCAGAGGCAAACTATAAAAGGTGTActcactgcaaaaatttgtctgTCCATCCAActgtcctctttttttctcctcttgttTTTATCGTGCTGTCATTAAAGTAACTTTGAAGCATGTAAGCGATTTTTGGCCTAACAAAAGTTCCATCAAACGTGTTTCGAAATATTTACtagttgttaattttttagaaaattgccGAAGTTGGAGTGCTCTATGATGTCTAACCATTAATCATGATTTTTGCAGAGTTGAAGTTTCCGCCCTGGGACCGATGCTAAGCACAATTTTCGTCTCTCTTTATCCACTGATCGATGACTATCCAAGCGAGATCTCTAATATCTTCCATTTCCTAATCtgtgaaaatgaagaaaagttgTCTTGTTTCTTTCCTGAGCTGTTCTTCCTCGAAAGTCATCCTGCAAACCCAGTAGTTTATGAGCAAGTCCAGAAGTATTTGACGTCTGATGCGTAAGTTACATTCCTTAAATATTTTCGAGGTTAAAATGAGACTTCTTTGTGCTTGTAATGAATCCACTAATCAAACTCCTGTGAGCAGCGTTGTTAAATACCTGGGTATTCACCCAGGATCATACAAGAGGTATTAAGAGAGTACTGAGCATCAACATGTACTCTTTTTTCGTAGAAATATGTTGTGCCTTTGTATTTTACATGCATTGTAAATTCATGACGGgagataaattttaattgtGTCTCTGTAAATTTCCCGTTTCACTCTGCTCTCCTATAAATTTAAGcatcattatttcttgaaaaactttgatGTCTCTTTAgtagtttcttttttctttcttttttttttcttttgtttttaaattttgagcaaaTTAAAGTTGTCAAAGTTTCCGAGGATGGTGAACTTCTTGCAAGAATGGGTTGGTGGaacccattttttttattgattttttaaagcaCCAAGTGAACTAAGGaatgttttagaatttttaaccCTGAGTCAACCTAACCTTGTGTGTTCATGATTGCATGATCAGGAAGTTTTTGCACTCCTGCTTGACTCCTTATGTATGGTAATTTTCGTGTATAACTGGACAATCTTGTATGAATTCAATTCCAGGTTTTGTCCCATGGAATAACTCATTTTGTTCTCATTGCAGACAATTAgatggagaaaatttcaaacgacTTCTGCGACAAGCATCACACGAAAGGTCAGAAGTACGTCTTCAAGCTTTCAAGCGCTTGAAAACGGAGCTTGATTTCTATCATGATGAAATAAGCAGACGAATCCTGAGCAACGATTCCTTGGATCGACTCATCTTggaaattcttgaaattctGACAGCCGGCTCTCATGATTCAGATGAAAGAGTTCGTGTCGCAAGTGGGAAATGTTTTGGAGAATTGGGTGCCATTGATCCTGGACTCGTACCTAATAAAATATCAAAGTCTGGTAAGATTAATTCCCGATTTTAGGGAATTTCCCTATTTTTTCCCCCCCtatttttccctattttcttgtatttttttccatgaattcaAGTCCAGCAAGAGACTGTCAAAGCTATTAGGGGCCATTCATAAAATGTAAAACGCTCGAGGGATGGAGCACAAACACACAACCAGTCACACAAACCATGGTCGCAGGAGAGCATTACACCACTTTGTTTACATGTGATAAAAAATGGAGATGTAAATCACAAATATGTTCCAAGTggggggggggctcaaaaaatctaaatttcggGTTTCGTAATTTATGAGAGGCGCCCTAGTAAATCGATGCAATTGTAACTTTTTTACCAGCAAATATGGTTTGTGCAGTCACgtaaaaatactttaattttaaggatgtcacaaaaaaatctttgaaaacatATACTCGAAATTGTTGCTCTGGAAGCCAAAATCTCTTTAGAGAATTATTACCTGGTCAAAAAACTTGCAGAATCTTCAGGAATCTTCTCAAATACAAAGCATGGCTGAGTTGGCTGAAAGACTCAGAACTACCAAGACAGTAATAATGGTTTACATGCGaccagaaattttaaattttagaaccagttagtgaaaatttttcattttttatcaatatatatttgaaagtatattatttttttctttaaaaaaaaaaaagaagctgcACCGCGAGTGTTACATTTGCTTTTCAGGAACAGCTCTTGAAATTActtgaatatttgtttttccATCATGCTAAACCAATTGCTAATCTGCAGGTAGCAAAGCACATTCTATCCTGAGCTTTTCTCTACTTATGTTACTTGCCTCTTACATTGTTGTTTATTGAGACCAAGCTTAACAGGAATTCACCAGGTcgcattttgggaaaaaatgagaCGGGAGTAGTTTTGAATCCAATCCTGGCAAATTTTTTAATGTCAAAAAGTCAGagttcagaaaaaatattttgatcatgAAAATAGTCGTTAAACTTTGTCCTTAACACTGAGTTTtgtggaggaataaaacttcaaaaacccCTTTTCCTCAGTTCACACTTGATGCGATTTGGTGCGTTTCTAATAAACTCGGTccgtttatattttttgtagaaataattaatttctctaCTGTGCGGGAGGACTTTTAGTttgttttgtaagtccaaagaCTTAGTAGGGTATGGAGCATTTCAGCAGCAAAGTTTTGTGTATCTTACCAGTCTAATTCCTGCGCATAAAGGCTGGTCTTCAACACAGATTAATTGAATGCCATTAACTCAATATCCTTTGACACCCAACTCTCCCCTTGCGACACTTCTCTGCAATTTTCTCTAAAGTTAAACACTGACAGAAGCCTCTATGGATGTGAAATGTATTAGCCTCTGAGAGTAATCTATCAGAAAATCAGTTTTGATCATTATGTTTCTATTTTCCAGAAAACATATATTAGATGTTCCTgtaattttattcttctttccTTTCAGATCTCACAAAGAACGTGCCTTTGAAAGTTGATAGTGAAGGTGCAATCATTCATCTTCTAACAACACTTTGCCAAGGATTCCAAAGTGCAAAATTATCAAGATCACAAGATAATTTTGCCCTCGCAATACAAGAaatactgaaaatattttctgtggAAGAAAACTCGCAGCTTCTgtccaattttcctgaaaattttcgtgAGCTGATGAAGCCTCTGTTCAAATCCACCTACAATTGTAATTATAAAGAGCAAGATAACTCggaaataaatttcaatttcctatTTTTGGCTCTGTAAAAGGTAAAACTTTTCTATCATGGGCTTTCAACTGGATCAACCAATTGGTCTCATTGATATCAGACAGTCAGATCAAAGAGATCTTCAAAAATTGCAAGGGTTGCATGAAAAGTGATGAATCAACAATTCGTGCTTTTATGCCTTTCATAGTAGTCAAAGCAATAATCGAAGCAACTGATCAGCAGCGCGAAGAAATCTTTGCAGAACTTGACTTTGTCATGACCAACAGCGGTGCTGAATTCCTCCTATCAAATTCTAACAAGTCATCATCTGCTGGCTTGGCACGACAATTCATTAAGCCTGTTTACTGTCAAAATTACAATGCCGACTTAGTAAATGAATTAAGTTTAAATGCCGAGACATGCTCTATACTTTGTGCTAAAGTTGTTTATGgtctaattgattttttattccaataTGCGCGAGATGATAGTGATCAAACTTCAGCTGAAGgtagaaaaataattggaaacttTCTAACATTAttctccaaagaaaaaatagcgGAAAAAACGTTTGAATTTGACGAATTTCCTAGAGCTCTCTTATATCTAGAGCAGCATGTAGCGGAACATCCTGGAGCGTTGCAAGTGCACTTACCATTGTTCGGAAGGATTTACGCTCAGTTAAATGATGCTGATGCCCTACAAGGAATAATTGCAGTCCACACAACAGAGCCGTCGGCAGATGAGATGCTTCTCATGCATGAGGTGACAGGCGGAGCTTCAGATGCAGTTGTATGTTACGAGAAACTTGCGCAGAAAACCGACAACAATCCCCTATTCTACAGGAATATGATCCAGTGCTACCTGCGCATAAATCAACCTTTCACAGCCTTAAAATTAAGTGATAACTTAATGGCCATGAGTGCTGACTTTGATGAAATATTGTTGAGTGAAAAAGTAGAAGCTATGTGGAGTATGATGCAGTTTAGTAAAATGGAATCGGTTCTTTCTAAACCTTCTGTACCGAAAGATGAAAGCTGGGGCACCCGAATGGGTGTTGCAATGTTCCATGTGCTCAATAATGAACATGATAAAATGTCAGATGAAATCAgcaatatttataaaataatatCCCAGTCTTTGTACACATCAACTCTTGTCACTGGTGGCTACAGGGAGGGTTATGAGTATGTTACCAAACtccatattttaaatgaagtaGAGCAGTTAAGTTCTTTAATGCTATCAGTGCTGAACAGCGAGAATTCAGACGAAGCAGAGGATATTGATAGGCTTAAAACACTCATTGAGAAAAAGTTTAGTCGACGATTGCGACTTTTAAAACCCCTCGGAGATATTCTACAACCTGTGTTACGGGTTCGAAGAGTTATGTTGAGCATTGGTGAACATTTATTGATGGAGCGCAAAAAACAGGTGGCAACTTACTTTCGTGCTCAGATTGGCAAGTGTTTATTGAAAAGCATAAAAATAGCACGGAAGGCGTCCCATTTTCAAATGGCATATTCTAATGTCTTGGAAGTCGAAAAGTATAAACCCAAAGAGCTTTTCATCGAGAAGGCTCAGTTACTGTGGGCGAAGAAAGAAATAAACCAAGCCCTGGCTACATTAAATCGAGGGATTGAAATCCACTTTTCAAGCACTGAACCTAACGCATCCATGAGTCGTTTGCCGGAGCAAAATCGAATACTTGCCAAAGCCAAATTGCTCATCGCTTGTTATAATGAGGAGACTTCTAATATTGATGCAgcaacaaacacaaaatattttgaggaaGCTGTAGCTGCGTGCAAAGATATTGAAAAGAGCCACGTTTGCCTAGCTCAGTTTATGGACAAAACCGTCATATCTGAGTATTATAATTATGCCCCTGTTCCTGAGAAATTACTTGAAGTTATTAAAACATACTCAAAGTCAATGCTTTATGGTAGCAAGTATCTGTATCAAagcatgtccaaaattttgagccTATGGTTAGACTTTGCTGCAGATTTGGCAAAAGATTCCAAAGAGcttgatgggaaaaaaaaagaagcggGACTGAGTCTACGAAAAAGCCTCAACCTTGACAGACGTGAAAAAGCGCTGAAAGGTATCATTAGTCTAATCCAGCAACTGCTTGGGAGACTCCCCACCTTCAGATTTTTAACTGGATTCTCTCAATTGACATCAAGAATCTGTCATCCAGATAACCCTAGTTTTCTACTTCTGAAAGatataattgtaaaatgtattttAGCATACCCTAGTCAAACTCTGTGGATGTTCATGTGCTTGCATAAATCTGCCGTACCCCTCCGAATGAAGCGCTTCAACATTGTCTTGAATGATGCAAAACTTCAAGTAGCGCCAGTACCTGACCTAAtactaaagtttaaaaaattgtttgaagtCATGTCAGACCTATGTGAGAAGCCAGTTGATAGTAAATTTAAAGGTCGACAAATTCAACTTGATAAAATTGCTCCTGAAGTGGTTAAACTGTTCAATAATGGAACTTTTGAGCAGATCATGATTCCGTTTCAGAAGTTTAGAACTCTTGCTTTACCCCGTCCTGTTGTAGAAGACGATCTTTCTTTTTCAGAACACAAACCGTTCCCAGATGATTGTGTTCGTTTTTACAGATTGAAAAAGAAGTGCTCATTCTACAATCCTtggtggcccctaaaaaattgacattCATCGGATCAGACGGCAATGAATATTCTTTGTTGTGCAAACCTAAAGATGACCTGCGGTTAGATTTTCGGTTAATGGAATTCAATGCTATTGTGAACATGTTTTTGAAGAGGGACGGTGAAGCTAGAGATAGGGATCTACATATTCGAACCTACAGTGTTGCACCACTTATAAATGAATGTGGACTCATCGAATGGGTTCCCAATTTAGTCTGTCTGCgaccaattttgaattcacTTTACAAAAGCAAGAATATGTTTATGTCAGCTCACGAGATCAAGAAACGCGTTGCAGCAGTCAAAGATCCGTTGGAGAAGAAATTGATGTTTTTCAGagacctgaaaaaaaaccaccCACCCGTTCTGAAAGAAtggtttttcaaaacattcCCGAATCCATGTGCGTGGTATCATGCAAGGTTAGCGTACATGCGCACTCTAGCTGT
This region of Bemisia tabaci unplaced genomic scaffold, PGI_BMITA_v3 genomic DNA includes:
- the LOC140225777 gene encoding serine/threonine-protein kinase atr-like, whose protein sequence is MKSDESTIRAFMPFIVVKAIIEATDQQREEIFAELDFVMTNSGAEFLLSNSNKSSSAGLARQFIKPVYCQNYNADLVNELSLNAETCSILCAKVVYGLIDFLFQYARDDSDQTSAEGRKIIGNFLTLFSKEKIAEKTFEFDEFPRALLYLEQHVAEHPGALQVHLPLFGRIYAQLNDADALQGIIAVHTTEPSADEMLLMHEVTGGASDAVVCYEKLAQKTDNNPLFYRNMIQCYLRINQPFTALKLSDNLMAMSADFDEILLSEKVEAMWSMMQFSKMESVLSKPSVPKDESWGTRMGVAMFHVLNNEHDKMSDEISNIYKIISQSLYTSTLVTGGYREGYEYVTKLHILNEVEQLSSLMLSVLNSENSDEAEDIDRLKTLIEKKFSRRLRLLKPLGDILQPVLRVRRVMLSIGEHLLMERKKQVATYFRAQIGKCLLKSIKIARKASHFQMAYSNVLEVEKYKPKELFIEKAQLLWAKKEINQALATLNRGIEIHFSSTEPNASMSRLPEQNRILAKAKLLIACYNEETSNIDAATNTKYFEEAVAACKDIEKSHVCLAQFMDKTVISEYYNYAPVPEKLLEVIKTYSKSMLYGSKYLYQSMSKILSLWLDFAADLAKDSKELDGKKKEAGLSLRKSLNLDRREKALKGIISLIQQLLGRLPTFRFLTGFSQLTSRICHPDNPSFLLLKDIIVKCILAYPSQTLWMFMCLHKSAVPLRMKRFNIVLNDAKLQVAPVPDLILKFKKLFEVMSDLCEKPVDSKFKGRQIQLDKIAPEVVKLFNNGTFEQIMIPFQKFRTLALPRPVVEDDLSFSEHKPFPDDCVRFYRLKKKCSFYNPWWPLKN